In the Pelmatolapia mariae isolate MD_Pm_ZW linkage group LG10_11, Pm_UMD_F_2, whole genome shotgun sequence genome, aaaaaatctttgagaCTAAAACCTCAGAGGGTAATGTAAAACATCAAAAGTGCACCAGAAATATTTGTTGAGACAAATGCACTAAAATAGGCATTTCCTTGCTACAGAATTCAATTAATACTGTAAGGCTTTTATACAGTcttatgtgtttgtgcattCACCATACCTGGTAGAATTCCTTCACTTTCGGCCTTTGTACAGCAGGAATCACCACATGTCTGTGGACATCATATGTCTTTGGCTCGATTAATCTTTGGGCACTACCCAGTGATAAAGCGGTACCTTTCATTTGCATTGTTTGTGCGTTCAGCGTGTAGAGTTGTAAAGGAGATTAGGAAGAAGTCCTGCAAGTTACCTTCTGGCTCCATCTAGTGGAGCTTAGCGACCACTGCGTGAAGGAAGCAGTTAAAACGTGACGcccaagttttaaaaagaaaactgggagggaaaaaaaaggcacagTTTCTGATGAGGCACTGTGGGCAACCAGACAAGAGCAGCTGGGAAAGGCCACCATTCATTAAACCTGCCATTGCCTGAGAAAGCactatgcatgtgtgtgagatgGCGCAGTGAGCAAAGGTTTCTTCAGTAAGCATGCAAAATGTGTCATCTGCAGTCCAGGGATAATCTAGGCACCCAGGTGCGATGACGAAGGTGATGAAACGAAGACGAGGCAAGGGGTTTGAAGATGCACAGTTCGGGCCATTAGCAGCGACCCGTCATCTTCCTAGTGGATGTGCAGGATGTCACTCTCTTTCAGACCAAAGCGGGTCTTGTACTTGTCAAAAAGGCACTGGAGGGACTTGATGTACATTGCATGGTAGAGATCCACCGTTTCCTCTGATGCATCCTCAATTTTTGGCACAGTGATTGGCTCCccaactattaaaaaaaaaaaagaacacaggagacaaacagttaaaacaaacaGTTGAGCAAATATTGACTGTGTCCTATGAACTGTTTGGTTGGTCACTGTCCTACAAAAACTTTAGTAACACAGCCATGTCGAGGTCAGAGAAAACTAATCTATACCGTACAGTCAAAGCAAACACAAGACAAACTTGCCTATGGTAGTGATAGGCTTGGAAAAAGGCACAATTCCCCAGGAGCTTCCAAAGAAAAGGCACGGGGCAAAGCCCAAGATCTTCTGTAACTTCTTTTGCAGAGACCTCCAGACGGTCCCCTCGTCGAAGATCACCTGCTTGAAGGCGTCGTTCTCGCCGAAGGAATAGACTGGAACCAGATCAGCCCTGAAGGAACAAAGCAAGTGACTCAACACACCTCCCCGACCGTGTAAAAGAACAACACATCTATGCGAAACATCTAGAACAAATAAAAGATAACTGAGACGTATTtgagaaaaatgtcagttaataaacaaatatttgtTCACTCTCCTCTTGCTGAAGCTTTGCAGACTTGCTGTTGTTCACGTGACCAGAAATATGTGGTTTTATGGTTATATTACAATCCTATCTGTGAATCACCTGGTTTTAAAAGCAGTTATAAGAATAGAGTTTAAAGCGTTGCACACGTGTGATAATCACCACGCAGCGCTCAATAATCGACGTTCATTACATGTCTCTACTTGCCTGACAGGCCAGCTATAGTTTACCAAATATTCAAAAATAGCCAACAGGTTTGGATTTATGGTGCAACGTGCAGATCATCAGGAATCGGTGCAAggaacacggacagtttgtgaAAAGCATTCAATGTCCCTGTGGGGAGGAGCAGCCAAGTTTTTGTATAACAACTGTGGAAGGTGTTATGTGATCGGGAAATTTCTTAAATCCACCCTGAGCTGTAACTAAGCTAGAGTCTGAATGTTTGCAAGGGTCATTTTTAGACCACAGAATCAGTCATTTTTAGAGAGAGATTTTTTCCAGCTGTTTGTGAAAGCTTAAATCTGGTTTTCCATCCAGTATTTTAGAAGAAACAATCAGAGCATCAATCCCTTTGATAAAAAACCATAAATATATTTGTTAAAGCAGACACTTGTTTTGTGACGACACAACACGTTATTCAACTGGTTGCAACATCGTCTCTATTTCATAAGCACTGAAACGAAGCCTTAGAAGTTCCACAAAATCAATCCAAAGTGACCCAAATTCACATTTGAGGCTTACATCAACTGCTGTGCTAGCCTAATTGTAACGAATAAAGGTCTGcataactgcatgtcttttcCAGCGCGTTCTAAGCTTCTTTGGATAGGGTGCACCCACTGATATGATAATCCTGTATCCTGTATTTGTGAAGGAATGGGCTTGTTTGGGCTGGTGAGACAAACCGCTGCAGTCTGTCTCATTAACGCATAGCCAAGGGGGGAGCTCAAACTGCCCAGCCCTGTGAAAGTGAACTATATGTCACGAGGAGCTGAGCAGGGACAACACTGCACATTCATAAAATGATTTAGCAGCTCTCTCTTTGCAAGCATGTGACCTTTCTGGGTATAATAATCTAGGATTTCGTTATTCCCGTGAGTTGCCGCAGCTCAGGGAATGACATTTTCACGTTCAACATCATATTTGGTGCGGGTCAGTGAAAACCACACGTGCCCTTGTGTCTGAAACTGTGCAGCCGACTCACCCTTTCCGCAGCGCTAGCCTAACGAAGCCTTTACGATTCTTCAGGGTGACAGAATTCAAGCCAGGTGTGCACTGCAGAGACTCGGCTGCCCCTCCGACAACGATGATCACAGCATTTCCCGTCCCATTCTGTGACAACAGGTAGTCAATGGAGTTCCTGTTCACAGGGCAGATACCTGTGGGGGGGCAAAATGTAGGAAAACTGCTCATTACAACTCAGATTCACTGAGTTTTAGGTCTCTGTATGAGTTACACACCAGCCTTTTGTATGCTTTCTATACCATATTGTGCATTAGGCAAAATCCACCAATATGCAGAAGAAGTGTTAAacattcaaaaaaagaaaacaagaacttATTCCACATGTAAGGGGCAAAGATGAAGCCTGAAGAGCAAACAGGCCCTCCAAACAGATGAAGCTCAAAATCTGTTGATCGATGTCAACTGAAGCCGCAGCGGGACAAAGGTCAGCTCTCTCAGTGCTAGTTATCacttattttgacattttaagaATTCAAACAAGAATTTCTGGCTTCTTCAGTCAAATCTCACCTCCAGACATCAGATAGTCTCGCAGGATGGGAAAACGAAAGTTTCCTGCTAGTGTTGCAAGGGAAGGCTTGATGCCGGGGAATTTCTTAGAGAAGCCTGTGGCCTCCGTACCAAAGTTGCAGAAACCACCAAAACAAAAGATGCCGTGGGGATGGTAGCCAAATATGTAGTTCCGGCTGGGCAGCAGGTCGTGAGTTTTAATTAGCTGCAGGACAAAAAGGACAAAGAGTGGATAAACAGTGTGAGACCGATTCTCATACGAGGACAAAAGTTTGATGAACAtggatttatttttctgcttttatcaTGCATCAAACGGATAAGGTGCAAAAACTGAAACAGACTTTAGACCAAAACTAAAGCCACTGTACGATAAATGTGATTAAAGGTGGAcacctcccccccaaaaaaaaaaaaatactgaaatgaGACCAATGTTCAGTGCCATAATCGCAAGAATGCTAGCCTGAAATGGTGTGTTCATGCTTTTGTGATATCTAATAGCTTACAGGGGTCAATTCATCTCAAAATCAAATTCACCCTGGGCACTTTTATTCCAGACCACTGTGATGTGAACTAAATGGCATTTGGCTCAAGGTGCTCGAAgctcaaaaagaaaaatttaaattgaAGTATTCACCAGCAGCGCATGTTTCCAAAGATCACGGCCTGATTACTCAACAGTTTAGGAACTAGCTTCTCTTTTACCAAACTTTAATCACCAACCATATTTCTGTTCAGCAGAAGCATCCTGTGAAAAGAAGCTTATGACATCACCTGAACTGTAATATTTGCTAACTTTTTGTTTGtgaatgaaggaaaaaaaacccaaagataGTTCAATTATACACAAAGCAATTAGTGAATGAGAATCCAAGATAGTAAAGCAAAGTACTTCTGAAATATGAAGTACCGAAATGGGTTCCAGTAACAATGTTAACAATATACGATTATAGCTGTATACTTTAGTGATTTTCAATAGTAAACATTGCTGTAGGTATATTTTTTAACACTACATGTGAACATGGATGCGTAGATAGCCATTAttcactgtacacacacacacacacagagtattaTGTATACTGCTTTAGTATAACTAGGGCACTCTTATCAGCCAGACAGCACATACAATCATAAAATAAGGATCCAGTGTGCACCTGTTCAGGCTGACAGCAGTGATGTGTTAGCATTATTATCAAACCTATCATTGCACAATAAAGCTGTAAAGCTGCACAGTCCCATAAGAAAAGTGTGCTCTGATGTGCAGTGCAGACTTGGATCCATCACAATGTGTAAACAAAGCTCCATTAGTAGCGAGTCCAAAATAACAGTTGTGTAATCACATTAGCACAGGAGAACCCATTCAAGCTCTCCATAGCAGCGCAGGAGACCACCTGGCATATGCGAAGGATTACAGTGGGACTAGGGCAGCAAACACAGCACTTAACCCCTCGTACAGATCCAAGtagaagaaaagagaaggaggaagacgAGAGTCACTCGTTACAAGAAGGAGCAGCAATAATATAAAAGAGTACCTGATTCTAGTATTGAAGCAGACTTGCACATCTATCCGTGCAACACATTTCATAACAAGTCTCACTTCGGACTTCCTTTGGTCCTCACCTCAACTTCAGTGTTGGCTCGGACTTTGACCAGTTGTTTCCAACTCATAAATCATCGTCAATACTCGCCCTGTGACTAACTCATGTGTTTGCAGATAATTTCAGGTTATTCTGAagtacaaaaaacaataaatcctTCACTTTGACTGTGAATGTAACAACTTCACATGAGCGAATAACTAATACAGTGACTTCATCTGTGTTAAACATGAGGTGGTGACATCAATGAGAAAGGCTCAACTACAGTGAAGCATCTAGATAACAAAGAATGAATGGTTGGTTCATCACAATGGATTTAGCGCTCTTTGTTCTCAAGATCTGACCAACTtcaacatatttgtttaataaataaattaaataagtaagtaaataTATATTGCTCCTGGATGTTAGAGAGTGGAACATTGGCCCTGTATTTTTATGACTACTGTGTAATGTGTAAGAAGACAGCTATCCTCCCTTTAAGCATGCTTTAACCGTGACTTTTGACTTCTTGTGTGACAGTATAGTGAGGAACAGCTACTAAACATCTGTACCATCCAACACAAAGTCCTTTAGCCTGACCAAGGATTTTATTGTCCCCTACACTGCGGAGTACCTGATGAAAGAAAAGCTTAGCACTGCTCCTTAGACCTTCAACTGGGGCAAAGTCTGAAGCCAACATCATACCCTCATCTTAATCAACACAGGACAAGTAAGAGCACAGAGCAGATGGCTCAATGCAGCCCTGATAAGCCTATCTGTAATGTTAAACATGTGCACAActaaacacatttcacacaGAAGCAGCTTCATCTGACATAAGGGAGATGTTTAGGACCCATTTCCTGGAGTCCTGGCACCACCGTTGCTCTGCAAAGCTCCAGATTTCCCTATATTACAGATGAGTACATCAGCAAGGGAGCATCACAAAGATGACACATTCACCTACCCTGATTGGAAAGTAGTCTCGGAAATACGTCCACACTGTCCAGTTCCTCACCCAGGAGGACCTCCTGCCACCTGAGGAGAAAGTTACACATGAGTCACTCAGAGCATGCACACAAAAATAGAATTAACCGTAATTTTTCATAACAATTCAAACTTAGTTTTTTATTATACAGTTTATTAATCTGTCATTTAGTTAGTTTTGCCCGGAAGTGCAGGGTGACGACTTCAAATATTTCCCAGTCAAAATAATACGAACAACTATCCTCTCATTaagatgctgaaaaatgaactgaatatgCCTGATTAATAAGTTTCTGCACTGCCCAAAACTCCCTTGAGCTCCACGTTTACATGTGCTGCCATGCTGATGCTAATGTAtagcatgttagcatgctatACTTTAGCTAACATGCTAATGTACAAATTTTTGTGTTAGCACGCtaaaataatggaaaaaaaatacactttagCTGGATTAAACTATCATTTAAAAGAATTTGGCACCAACAGATGGACAATTCTTTGTCTATGACTCAAGGTTATTATAgttaacaaaacctaaactaaaaattaaaactagatatggaaaaaatgtagttaaccaaaaagaaaataaaaacgaaacttaaaaaaaaataaataaataatgaaaacaatTTGTGAACTTGGAAagctaattaaaataaaataaaaagcagaggAAATAGCATTAGTTTTAAGCTTTTCTGTCACCTGATGCAGAAATCCTCATCAGAAGTGCCTAAAATCTCAAAGTTATGGACTCAACATTGTCATTTCACAAATCTCATTTTGGttacttaaaataaatgaattcatataaaataaatacaataataataagcaaTTATTTTAGTTAAACCGCCACACTAGTTCACAGTGCCAGAAAGTCTCTCATTAAattagaaaatatttaaatgctaTAGGTTGAGACCTATAGTCTGGAGCAGCCAAAACTCAAACCATTAGgtaacagggttttttttaaattgacatCTTTCATGGCTTGCCTTGTTTTGGGGTGTTCCAGTCAAAAATAAGCCAGGCTATATAAATGGCAGCAATCAGCCAGCAGTCAGTGCAGAAGATGTAGATCAGTAATGCAGTGCAGGCAACACCTGTGGGGAGACAGGGAAATAGTAACTAAAGTTAAACCTGAATTCATCACAAAGGGTTAAGGTAATCCATCATCAGGGTGTAATCACATGTAAGAAGGCCAACGAGCCATCAACAAGTGTGTGTTCACTTTAAAGACTGATCTGACCTCCTTTACTTGTGACACTAATAAGCCAACTCTCTCACTCACCCAAGGCTAAGAAGGAGATGACCCACTGCATCACAGAGATCACCTGCAGATGCTTCTCCATCTTGGATCTGCAGGGCCATAACCCTGAGGGGAGGTCCTGCAGAGCGGAGAGGATGCTGGAGCCAGTGCCttgagacaaaaacaaatcaatggATCAGGTACAAAAACAGCAGGAAGAGATAAagatcatcaaaaaaaaaaaaaaatctagtcaacATTTCCCAGAAGAAATTCTTACCTAGAGTTGATTTGAGTTAAACAAAGCCAAAGGTGGACATCAATCAAAACAAAGAGTTAATGATTTCCTACAAAACTATGTCAAAGGATCGCACTGACCTGTCCTACATCAATAATACAGTACATTTCCAGCGAGTCCAAAACTACACAGCCTCAGCTACTCACCAGGCTGAAAGAGTGAACCCATGCAGCTACGTGTGAGAAAGAAGCGCAAAGCAACATTAAGAAGCAACTAAAGAGAGTCGAGCCCGTGTCACAGCGAGCCAATAAGAAGCTCTCGCACTCCAGGAAAACGCTGTCCTCTAATCCCATCTGTCCTCACTGAAAATAACCTGGTACCGGGCTCGGCTGGTAATGCCTGCAAACTATGATGCTATGAGTCCTTGAGACTATCGCAGCTTAAATGTGTGGCTGGAATTCAGCAGTGATGGTTAAACCAGCCTGCTTAGAGCTAGATCAAACTGGTGGGTAAAAGCTGAAACCAAACAAACAGTGTGATCCCCTGGAGAACAGGGGGCACAACAGGGGGGCCCACGTGCTTGGCTTTCAAGAGCTATCCTAGACCTAAACAGCTAGAATTATTGGACATCAAGTAGTCGCCtctaaatgcaaaaacacaacGTTTTGTAATTAAAACAATAATAGGCCCACATATACACATCAGAGGGGTTGCTTGTGTTTGTATAGTTTCTAGTGTCCATTTAAGCTATGAATCATATTTGATACACAGAAACCAAATGGTATGCTTAGATACAGTGAAGGGACAGTGACACAACAGGGAACCCCCACTACCACTCCTCCACCCCCATTCCCACAATAACCCCACGAATTATAAGCAAGATTAATTCAGAAAGCATGTGGTTGTGAGAGGTATGGTCACTTACATTGGCGTGTCATTATTCCATCAACTTTGAACTAACTTTCAGCTGTCACTGTGTGGTTTAAGTTAAAAGCCAGAGTTTAGTTCCTCTCAACCAAAGACCATTCAGAGTTTCTTGGAAGCGGTGTTATAAGTATTCACAGAACACAAATCAAACACAGTGATTAGCGAAATACATAATAGCAAAATTCTTAGACAGTATTTTGAGCTTCTCCCACtgtgtccagatgaacagaatcaacttttggagattgatttacctggatgattgagcatagCAATATCCTATTAATTTCATTTCTGTTATCATAGTAAGTATTAAACTCCCATTTTGTTTTGCAtgcattaaaacaacaaaactccAGGCTTGTTTGGGTTCCTATTCGTTTCCCTCCTTCACGCCCTTGGGACACTTTTGAAGACCCCAAATAACCATCTTACCTTTGAGGACTCCCGAGTATGCAGCAAGTATGGTTTTCATAGCTCAATCTTCTTGTTGGCTGATCAAAGTGCCCGAAAAACCTTTAAAAggattttttaaacaataataaaataagttaaaacatCAGGAGCTCCGAGCTTACAGCTCCGCTGTCATGACTGCGTTTAACAGCAGCTGACTGAAGAGTCCAGCGGGCATTTAATCAGCGCGGGGAGGAGCAAGGAGGTAGCTGCAGAAGTCTGCGGACACCAAAGCGGAGGCAGGACTGCAGGTAACGTGGAGCAGCAGTGCTGCCGCTGAGCCGCTCTCTCTGTATTTATGAGGCCAGTCACGTGGGTCAGCGACCTGTCGAAAACATGTATTGACCATTCGTGCCACAGCTCTTCAGCATGCCCCATGGGACAGAGGAGCTGTGTACAAACATGTGTCCAGCTGTTTTATGGCCAGTAGCCAAGTAATAAACGGTCCCTttctcctgatttttttttttttaaaagtgtttgtttttttgttttttgtttttttgagaaaGGAAGTCTGTTTTTAATCGAATTaaacttttattctttattattattatttttgtctaaAATTATTTGTTCATAGCTATAAACCTTGTAGCAAAATCATTATGCTTTTGCGTTaattttactatatttaaactgctttttaattttaatttattttaataaagctGCTTACTGTATATCAGGGTCGTAGGTATTGACTGATGCCAAAAGCATCTCTTGCAAAAGAAGTTGCGCCGGCCTTACATCATTCGAGAGATGTTGCACCCTCCACATACAGAGTTCAATGTTCTGTCTCCAAACTGCCAAAGCTAACAGTTACTCGCTTGTTTAAACGCAGTCGGGAACTATTTATAGCTGCGAATCATTTTCCTAAGATCTAAGATTTAAAACATATGTAATCTAtgtacagtattgtgcaaaagtcttgagctatattcctttatattttgctgggaaaatgggaaatatgtGCAACGATTTATTGAAACGTGCAAACATACATTGAAATAAAATAGACAAGAAAACGTTCTAATAATTCTGTTgaacttgaaagtcaatatttgttaTGACTGtgttcttcaacacagcctggaGCTTCAGGAATAGTTCCCCGGGCTTCTTGACGGAGACTCAAAGCTCTTCCTTGGATGCTGCCTGCCGTCTCCGTTTCTTTGTCAAGATGAGCCCACACTTGTTCAGTAATGAAGTccaggccaatccatgactgactTACCTAAGTTGTTCactatgtgtagacacaacactggttcatcccttgagttagatTCCTTTTTCTTGCTTTGAACGATTCATAGGTCCGTGTTAAGGagcttaacaaagaaaaaaacatagtgCGTGACTGAAAATGGATGAAAAGGCGGCTGATGTCCAAAAACATCAGCTTATATCTTGCTTCCAGAATCCTTGGAAGCAAGATTTAAAGACTTATATCACTTTTGACTTTTCCACAATATTGtgtttattcttttattctCATGAACTGGAATGTGCTCTGTATCAATGCTGCAACCAAATCACCAACATtatacctaaaaaaaaaaaaaaaagcctgagcTGAACCTGCTGCACTGAAAAGTGCTCAATATGTCATGACATGACTCCAAACACGGGCAGCTGTGGGTTGCATTGTGTAACAGGTTACAGAGGCTGCCATCTGTCCAAGAAAGCGCTCAGGTAAATCCTCTGCACTTGGCACTGCAGAGATACTCACCAAGCCAGAACCAGCAGGACACATGACTAAAGTAAAGCTGCTGgcaaatagctgaaaatgtgagCCCACCCGTGGAGAAGGTAAACCACCAAAATCACAGTGTAAAAATATCTACTGTTTACTATgtaatggcatttaaatgaaattgaTAAATGAGATTAAAAGCACAAGATACTTGAAGTTTAAATAGTAATATCCCCCCTCGATGGGGGCATATTACCATATAGGACGCTGGATGTGTTGTTTTAGATCTTTAGCTTTGATTGTGCAGCAATTCAGCCTGAAGATTTAAATGAAGTCATGTCTGAGCTCATGATCCTGCTGAAGTCATGCTTTTTAATGTTTGCTCTTTGGCTTTACCTCTTTTGACttcaacaaattaaatataatttccAGTCTGttccagtaaaaaagaaaaaaaaatatctcttGCACTTTGTATCTAATGTGCTTCATCCAAAAACTGATATCGCATATCTACTGGGACCCAGCCAAGAAATATAACAGCTTCTGGATTAATCAATCATATAGTCCTTGACATCAGGTCAGCGTTGAGAAATAATTCagggcaacagcagcagcagcagcgttgGAATAATCTGCTTTTAAAGTACAGTCTTTAGTATTGTTTATTCTTTCTTGGCTATTTCAGTGGCTGACTTTTGATTCTGGTGTGAGGAGTTCGAGTGTTCAGCTCCAGTTTTTTCTGCTGTGGTGACAGTTAATTCTGAAATTATGCACCACCTGCAATAATCCATCCTGCTTACCCCGACTGTTGCAGAATTTCTTGTtctcatataataataataatctgtagAACAGATATCCCGTTATCTACAGATATGACTTCCTCCCCTAATATAATAAGGTCTCATGTAAGCTCTCTGCTCTAAAGCAACTTTTCATTTCTTAAAATGCTGTAATTCATTTGGGACGATAGAGCCAATATTACGTTATATTTGAATGAGTATTTAGATCGCGATGCTTAAAAGCCACAAAGATAAGATGTGCCCTGTAGGATTCTGTAAACATTGTG is a window encoding:
- the dgat2 gene encoding diacylglycerol O-acyltransferase 2, which encodes MKTILAAYSGVLKGTGSSILSALQDLPSGLWPCRSKMEKHLQVISVMQWVISFLALGVACTALLIYIFCTDCWLIAAIYIAWLIFDWNTPKQGGRRSSWVRNWTVWTYFRDYFPIRLIKTHDLLPSRNYIFGYHPHGIFCFGGFCNFGTEATGFSKKFPGIKPSLATLAGNFRFPILRDYLMSGGICPVNRNSIDYLLSQNGTGNAVIIVVGGAAESLQCTPGLNSVTLKNRKGFVRLALRKGADLVPVYSFGENDAFKQVIFDEGTVWRSLQKKLQKILGFAPCLFFGSSWGIVPFSKPITTIVGEPITVPKIEDASEETVDLYHAMYIKSLQCLFDKYKTRFGLKESDILHIH